GTCAATTGCTTATCATGTTCACAAATAATAATTGCCCCATCGGATAACATGCCGGCTTCCGCCATCAGATCCGCCAAATCATAGAATTTTATTTCGGCATACGGTGGGTCAATAAACAGCAAATCAATTTGAATATCGGCCGGCAATGCCCGAATAGCGTTTCTTGCATCATTTCTACTAATATGTACTTGGTCTGTGAATCTGCATTTTTCCACGTTATCACGGATGATGGAGCAGGCCTTTGGATTTTTTTCGAAAATGTAAGCTTGGTCTGCTCCTCTTGACAATGATTCGATCGATAGGGAACCACTTCCACCAAATAGCTCCACAGCGATTCCTCCGTCAAAATAAGGACCGATTATATTGAAAAGGGATTCTTTCACCTTATCAGAAGTCGGTCTCGTCAAATTGCCAGGCAATGATTTTAATGGTGTCCCTTTTCTGGATCCGGATACGACCCTCATTTCGATTCCCCTCCTGTCATAGACTTGACGATGATTGTCTCTTCGTTTTTTTGTATAGATAATTGGAACAGACGCCTTAACGCATCTTCCTCAAAATAATACTCAGTATCGATGA
The sequence above is drawn from the Sporosarcina luteola genome and encodes:
- the rsmD gene encoding 16S rRNA (guanine(966)-N(2))-methyltransferase RsmD codes for the protein MRVVSGSRKGTPLKSLPGNLTRPTSDKVKESLFNIIGPYFDGGIAVELFGGSGSLSIESLSRGADQAYIFEKNPKACSIIRDNVEKCRFTDQVHISRNDARNAIRALPADIQIDLLFIDPPYAEIKFYDLADLMAEAGMLSDGAIIICEHDKQLTLPDAYQEFQKTKNPIYGNSAISIYMK